The following are encoded together in the Salvia hispanica cultivar TCC Black 2014 chromosome 6, UniMelb_Shisp_WGS_1.0, whole genome shotgun sequence genome:
- the LOC125194679 gene encoding uncharacterized protein At2g29880-like, with protein MGYQYKTMACRGKSNHVWTTGEDAKLVESIVELKRSKNWDGESGSGLRKGYQKELEKILQEKLPGNGLKEKPHIESRCKLLKKQYHAIYDVRANGELSGFGWDDERKCVTASADVWDDYLKSHPDCTFMKNKSFPYFDQLSIVWGKDRAAGLHAEVPLDAVEELDREENVDQVDGESGEDGVPSLTTPRDEGTSKKLDRKRRRSSDGCISSLERMTNVLVAHMDKSNDQMNKILESVTGGDKEKKDNRHMLYEKLQEIEALTDSHRQKAAKKLVRDPDLLDYFFTLHDEGAKKMFLIELLG; from the exons ATGGGTTACCAATACAAGACG aTGGCTTGCCGAGGAAAGAGTAATCATGTATGGACTACTGGAGAAGATGCAAAACTTGTAGAATCCATTGTTGAGTTGAAGAGGAGTAAGAATTGGGATGGTGAAAGTGGCAGTGGCTTGAGAAAAGGTTATCAAAAGGAGttggaaaaaatattgcaaGAAAAACTTCCTGGTAATGGTCTTAAAGAAAAGCCACACATCGAATCTCGTTGTAAGTTATTGAAAAAACAATATCATGCTATCTATGATGTACGTGCTAATGGAGAATTGAGTGGCTTTGGTTGGGATGATGAAAGAAAATGTGTTACTGCAAGTGCGGATGTTTGGGATGATTATTTGAAG AGCCATCCAGATTGTACTTTCATGAAAAACAAGTCTTTCCCTTACTTTGATCAACTATCAATTGTATGGGGTAAAGATAGAGCTGCTGGATTACATGCTGAAGTTCCATTAGATGCAGTCGAGGAATTAGATAGAGAAGAAAATGTAGATCAAGTAGATGGAGAATCTGGTGAAGATGGTGTACCTTCATTAACTACACCTCGCGACGAAGGAACTTCAAAAAAACTTGATCGTAAGAGGAGAAGAAGTTCAGATGGTTGCATATCAAGTTTGGAGCGAATGACTAATGTGCTTGTTGCGCACATGGATAAGTCGAATGATCAAATGAACAAGATTCTGGAAAGTGTTACCGGAGGTgacaaagagaaaaaagacaaTCGTCATATGCTTTATGAGAAATTGCAAGAGATTGAAGCGTTAACTGATTCTCACAGACAAAAAGCTGCGAAGAAACTTGTTCGAGATCCTGATTTATTAGATTACTTTTTCACTCTTCATGATGAAGGGGCGAAAAAGATGTTTCTAATAGAACTATTAGGatga
- the LOC125194677 gene encoding protein ALP1-like, giving the protein MILEAVADHRLWICHAYFGVAGSNNDINVLNSSNLFADHSRGRGPATEFTANGRQYHMGYYLADGIYPRWPVFVKMISCPMGDRRVLFAAKQEVAWKDVERAFGVLQSRWALVKGPMHFWFKEVVADVMYACIILHNMIVEQQGGSVTDWGDDEGGSSSSTTTPPVARGLPMGFNEVIAKQISMCSQQNHAQLMNNMIEEVWKRNDHCEFSFWLL; this is encoded by the exons ATGATCCTCGAAGCCGTCGCTGACCATCGGCTCTGGATCTGTCATGCTTACTTCggtgtagccgggtcgaacaacgataTCAAtgtcctcaactcgtccaaCCTCTTCGCCGATCACTCCAGGGGTCGTGGCCCGGCCACCGAGTTCACTGCCAACGGACGCCAATATCATATGGGGTACTATTTGGCCGATGGCATATACCCAAGGTGGCCTGTTTTTGTGAAGATGATCAGCTGCCCAATGGGTGACAGGAGAGTGTTATTTGCGGCAAAGCAGGAGGTTGCAtggaaggatgtggagcgggcttttggtgtgctccaatcgcggtgGGCATTAGTGAAAGGTCCGATGCATTTCTGGTTCAAGGAAGTCGTCGCCGATGTCATGTATGCATGCATCAtcttgcataacatgatagtcgaacaaCAAGGTGGAAGTGTCACCGATTGGGGCGATGATGAAGGTGGATCTAGCTCCAGCACGACGACCCCACCTGTCGCTCGAGGATTACCGATGGGCTTCAATGAGGTTATAGCAAAACAGATTTCAATGTGCAGCCAACAAAACCATGCTCAGCTCATGAAcaacatgattgaagaagtttggaagCGTAACGACCATTGtgaattt AGTTTCTGGTTATTGTag
- the LOC125194678 gene encoding sugar carrier protein A-like, which yields MSDRVNHTTGKAIGYLEELKSRLGRRREGEDLESVNYWIDLKLVGTHSSYRSRLYYCKYNNQGLSAFTSSLYLAGLVSSLVASPITRKYGRRGSIICGGVSFLIGAALDASAVNLIMLILGRIMLGVGIGFGNQAVPLYLSEMAPTHLRGGLNMMFQLATTLGIFTANMINFGTQKLEPSGWRLSLGLAAAPAILMTIGGILLPETPNSLIERGFEQQGRKVLEKIRGTNDVQAEFEDIMDASELANSIKHPFRNILERRNRPQLAMAVFMPAFQILTGINAILFYAPVLFQAMGLKGNAPLYSSAVTGAVLAASTVISIATVDRLGRRALLISGGVQMIACQVIVAIVLGVKFRGDGELSKVYSGIVVVVVCLFVMAFGWSWGPLGWTVPSEIFALETRSAGQSITVAVNLFFTFVIGQAFLSMLCVMKFGIFLFFAGWIVVMTLFVYLFLPETKGVPIEEMSFLWRRHWFWKRFIT from the exons atgagtgatcgagtgaatcaCACAACTGGTAAGGCTATAGGATATCTAGAAGAACTGAAAAGCCGACTAGGTAGACGAAGGGAAGGGGAGGATCTGGAGAGTGTGAActattggattgaccttaaacTTGTGGGGAC gCATTCTTCGTATCGTTCACGGTTGTACTACTGCAAGTACAACAATCAGGGCCTTTCTGCGTTCACGTCGTCTCTCTATCTCGCCGGTCTCGTCTCGTCCCTCGTTGCGTCTCCGATCACGCGCAAGTACGGCCGACGCGGCAGCATCATCTGCGGCGGCGTAAGCTTCTTGATCGGAGCGGCGCTCGATGCCTCGGCGGTTAATTTGATCATGCTCATTTTAGGCCGGATCATGCTCGGTGTGGGCATTGGATTTGGAAATCAG GCAGTGCCGCTCTACTTATCAGAAATGGCGCCGACTCATCTGAGAGGCGGCCTGAACATGATGTTCCAGCTGGCGACGACGCTCGGGATATTCACCGCCAACATGATCAACTTCGGGACGCAAAAGCTCGAACCGTCGGGTTGGCGCCTCTCGCTGGGGCTGGCAGCTGCGCCGGCCATCCTGATGACGATCGGAGGCATACTTCTCCCTGAAACGCCCAACAGCTTAATTGAAAGAGGATTCGAACAGCAGGGCAGGAAAGTGCTAGAAAAAATCAGAGGAACAAACGACGTGCAAGCCGAATTCGAGGACATAATGGACGCTAGCGAGCTCGCAAACTCAATCAAGCATCCTTTCCGGAACATTCTAGAAAGACGGAACCGGCCGCAGCTGGCGATGGCCGTCTTCATGCCGGCTTTCCAGATATTAACGGGCATCAACGCCATTTTATTTTACGCGCCCGTGCTTTTCCAGGCCATGGGACTGAAGGGGAACGCGCCGCTCTACTCCTCAGCCGTGACGGGAGCCGTGCTGGCTGCCTCCACGGTCATCTCCATCGCGACGGTCGACAGACTGGGGCGGAGGGCGCTGCTGATCAGCGGGGGCGTGCAGATGATCGCGTGCCAGGTGATCGTGGCGATCGTGCTAGGCGTGAAATTCAGGGGAGATGGGGAGCTTTCGAAGGTGTATTCGGGGATTGTTGTGGTGGTGGTGTGCTTGTTTGTGATGGCGTTCGGGTGGTCGTGGGGGCCGCTGGGGTGGACCGTGCCGAGCGAGATATTCGCGCTGGAGACGAGGTCGGCGGGGCAGAGCATCACGGTGGCGGTTAACCTGTTCTTCACCTTTGTGATTGGGCAGGCGTTTCTGTCTATGCTCTGTGTTATGAAATTCGGGATTTTCCTATTCTTCGCGGGCTGGATTGTGGTGATGACTCTTTTCGTCTACCTTTTCTTGCCGGAGACGAAGGGTGTTCCGATTGAGGAGATGAGTTTCTTGTGGAGGAGACACTGGTTTTGGAAGAGGTTTATAacgtag